Proteins encoded together in one Capricornis sumatraensis isolate serow.1 chromosome 3, serow.2, whole genome shotgun sequence window:
- the LOC138076216 gene encoding mesothelin-like protein, whose amino-acid sequence MKATTDMYTPPHVWLHHHTDALVSMGLALLVSLTAHCSHLQAEGASQGGLDASRADLWASASASLLQGFWCQPAGQLSRDQLAALIRRMAMQHVLLRAWQLSCLANLAAQQGLQGDFELHPPDLLLFYNLTQVKEADCRAFIRRAAQGDTELLANLPDQRAALWHRALACLGGPRPRLSASDLLLLGVLVCDMDASSIVAADPHVLQNLQHCPRLTAAQQAALNRLLASGRTVLGPPGSWNLEGLRALGHLASYISPGLWMQLQEAVGLDFFRSIVAACRAGQLRQRDARRFVTSFLEAKSKAVSSPSKRDTGRPCIRGNITAATLHDDLFLMRYDCGQLESCLGSRVLRANLDPLLQHPLPAECQQVIKAKLARVYPGGVPEEQLRLIPSLLYLYSLSEIGQWRVTSKDTVVTLLAPDGALENQTEAILQKFLDHNGTVTGALLVAIGGSRLCWMSPQQIQAIRPSEFRLAGALDISSCPQTRKNVLFDKAREAFASASSTDTYYRFMRPYLGGAPVEELRHLAQANVSMDIDTFTNLNPRVLQSLSVGNVTTLLGPNVGDLQKARSHPIISSWLRSLNRSALSELGLDTDPTGPTSSAHSTTGTPSTTLWTRHQAPTSEGPGSTAPSSGTLHPPSPWSGPFPLCFVCPPPQPDTRYWFLFLAQSHSLLAMLPICLLG is encoded by the exons ATGAAGGCCACCACAGACATGTACACCCCACCACACGTGTGGCTACACCACCACACAG ATGCCCTGGTGAGCATGGGCCTCGCCCTCCTGGTGTCACTCACTGCCCACTGCTCTCACCTCCAGGCCGAGGGCGCCTCCCAGGGAGGCCTGGATGCCAGCAGGGCTGACCTGTGGGCCAG TGCCAGCGCCTCCCTCCTGCAAGGTTTCTGGTGCCAGCCAGCCGGCCAGCTGTCCCGCGACCAACTTGCAGCTCTCATCAGGAGGATGGCAATGCAACACGTCCTCCTCAGAGCCTGGCAG CTCAGCTGCCTGGCCAACCTGGCCGCCCAACAAGGCCTCCAGGGCGACTTCGAGCTCCACCCCCCCGACCTGCTGCTCTTCTATAA CCTGACACAGGTGAAGGAAGCGGACTGCCGGGCCTTCATCCGCCGTGCCGCCCAGGGAGACACAGAGCTGCTGGCCAATCTGCCCGACCAGAGGGCCGCCCTGTGGCACAGGGCCCTGGCCTGCCTG GGAGGGCCCCGGCCAAGGCTCAGCGCCTCCGACCTGCTGCTCCTCGGGGTCCTGGTGTGTGACATGGACGCCTCCAGCATCGTGGCTGCAGACCCCCATGTGCTGCAGAATCTGCAGCACTGTCCCCGTCTCACAGCTGCCCAGCAGGCTGCCCTCAACAGGCTGCTGGCCAGCGGCAGGACCGTCCTCGG GCCCCCCGGCTCCTGGAACCTGGAGGGGCTGCGGGCTCTGGGACACCTGGCCTCATACATCAGCCCCGGGCTGTGGATGCAGCTGCAGGAG GCCGTGGGCCTGGACTTCTTCCGCAGCATAGTGGCCGCGTGCCGGGCAGGGCAGCTCAGGCAGCGTGATGCCAGGCGCTTTGTTACCAGCTTCCTCGAGGCCAAGTCCAAGGCAGTGTCCTCACCATCCAAGCGGGATACAG GGAGACCCTGCATCCGTGGCAACATCACTGCGGCCACCCTGCACGACGACCTCTTCCTGATGCGCTACGACTGCGGGCAGCTCGAGTCCTGCCTGGGCAGCCGTGTGCTCAGGGCCAACCTGGACCCCCTGCTGCAGCACCCACTGCCCGCCGAGTGCCAGCAAGTCATCAAAGCTAAGCTAGCTAGG GTCTACCCAGGCGGAGTCCCTGAGGAGCAGCTGCGGCTCATCCCCTCCCTGCTCTACCTCTACTCCCTCTCGGAGATCGGCCAGTGGCGCGTCACGTCCAAGGACACGGTCGTGACCCTGCTGGCCCCAGACGGGGCCCTGGAGAACCAGACCGAG GCCATCCTGCAGAAGTTCCTGGACCACAATGGCACCGTCACGGGTGCGCTGCTCGTGGCCATTGGGGGCTCTCGTCTCTGCTGGATGAGCCCCCAGCAGATCCAGGCCATCCGGCCCTCAGAGTTTCG GCTGGCCGGGGCCCTGgacatctcctcctgccctcagaccCGCAAGAACGTGCTCTTTGACAAGGCCCGCGAGGCATTCGCCAGCGCCAGCAGCACGGACACCTACTACCGCTTCATGCGCCCCTACCTCG GCGGTGCCCCGGTGGAGGAGCTGCGGCACCTGGCCCAGGCTAACGTCTCCATGGACATCGACACCTTCACCAACCTGAACCCCCGAGTGCTGCAG AGCCTGAGCGTGGGCAACGTGACGACGCTGCTGGGTCCGAACGTGGGGGACCTACAGAAGGCTCGGAGCCACCCTATCATCAGCTCCTGGCTCCGCAGCCTCAATCGGTCAGCCCTGAGCGAGCTGGGCCTGGACACGGACCCCACCGGCCCCACCAGCTCTGCCCACTCGACCACTGGGACGCCCAGCACCACCCTCTGGACGCGCCATCAAGCCCCTACCTCAGAAGGGCCTGGGAGCACCGCCCCCAGCTCGGGTACCCTGCACCCACCCTCCCCCTGGAGTGGGCCATTCCCCCTCTGCTTTGTGTGCCCGCCCCCACAACCCGACACCCGCTACTGGTTTCTCTTTCTCGCCCAGTCTCATTCCCTGCTGGCGATGCTTCCCATCTGCCTCCTTGGGTGA
- the LOC138076677 gene encoding mesothelin-like, with amino-acid sequence MALQTAPPHLGSQRTRAHGSLLLLLLCLGWVLPSRAQAADVGLALLTSRLQRTSRDLSWQQPELTVLLPRARRGTEKKACPPGREAQVVDENLFFYEEWELEVCMDGALLATQMRQVNRIPFTYQQLHIFKRKLDEFYPQGYPQSLIEQLSYFFLYVTPEDIHKWNVTSLDTVKSLLKVSQGRGVDAQVAALIARYVGGGGQLDKAALDTLATFRPAYLCVLRPEQLGSVQLSVLWMTTPQDLDSCSSLQMVVLYHKARMAFQNVSGSEYFTRIEPFLGGASTEDLRAFTWQNISIDAAAFKKLPTEAVLSLTVAEVQKLLGPNLVGLKAEAGNVPLRDWISRQSQEDLDRLGLGLVGGIPNGYLVLDLHSREGSSGGPHCLGRGPGPVLTVTASLLLVSVLS; translated from the exons ATGGCCTTGCAGACCGCTCCGCCCCACCTGGGATCCCAGAGGACTCGCGCCCACGGCAGCCTCCTGCTCCTGCTTCTCTGCCTTG GTTGGGTTCTACCTTCCAGGGCCCAGGCTGCAGACGTGGGACTG GCTCTCCTGACCTCAAGGTTGCAGCGCACATCCCGGGACCTGTCCTGGCAGCAGCCTGAGCTGACCGTCCTCCTCCCGAGGGCCCGGCGGGGCACAGAGA AGAAGGCCTGCCCCCCGGGGCGGGAGGCCCAAGTGGTGGATGAAAACCTCTTCTTCTATGAGGAGTGGGAGCTGGAGGTCTGTATGGATGGGGCCCTGCTGGCCACGCAGATGAGACAAGTGAACCGGATTCCCTTCACCTACCAGCAGCTGCACATTTTCAAGCGCAAACTGGATGAG TTCTACCCACAGGGGTACCCCCAGTCCCTGATCGAGCAGCTGAGTTACTTCTTCCTTTACGTCACCCCTGAGGACATCCACAAGTGGAATGTGACTTCTCTGGACACCGTGAAATCTCTGCTCAAAGTCAGCCAAGGGCGCGGGGTGGATGCTCAG GTGGCTGCCCTGATTGCCCGCTATGTAGGGGGAGGAGGCCAGCTGGACAAGGCCGCCCTGGACACCCTGGCCACCTTCCGCCCTGCCTACCTGTGCGTGCTCCGCCCCGAGCAGCTGGGCTCTGTGCAGCTCAGCGTGCTTTG GATGACCACACCCCAGGACCTGGACTCGTGCagctcactgcagatggttgtcCTCTACCACAAGGCCCGCATGGCCTTCCAGAACGTCAGCGGGTCTGAATACTTCACAAGGATCGAGCCCTTCCTCG GTGGGGCCTCCACGGAAGACCTGCGGGCTTTTACTTGGCAGAACATCAGTATAGACGCGGCTGCATTCAAGAAACTGCCAACAGAGGCAGTGCTG TCACTAACCGTGGCCGAGGTGCAGAAACTTCTGGGCCCAAACCTGGTGGGCCTGAAGGCTGAGGCAGGGAACGTGCCCCTGCGGGACTGGATCTCCCGGCAGTCGCAGGAGGACCTGgacaggctggggctggggctcgtCGGCGGCATCCCCAACGGCTACCTGGTCTTGGACCTCCACAGCCGAG AGGGCTCCTCTGGAGGCCCCCACTGCCTCGGACGAGGTCCTGGACCTGTGCTCACTGTGACCGCAAGTCTGCTCCTGGTCTCAGTCCTGAGCTGA
- the CIAO3 gene encoding cytosolic iron-sulfur assembly component 3 yields MASPFSGALQLTDLDDFIAPSQDCIKPMKVDRRPGRGVAKIHIEDDGSYFQVSQDGGMKKLEKAKISLDDCLACSGCVTSAETVLITQQSHEELRKVLGANKTAAPDQQKLVVISVSPQSRASLAVRFQLNPTDTARKLTAFFKKIGAHYVFDTAFSRNFSLLESQREFVRRFRGQANPEQALPVLTSACPGWICYAEKTHGSTLLPHISTARSPQQVMGSLVKDFFAQQQRLTPDKVYHVTVMPCYDKKLEASRPNFFSQEHQTRDVDCVITTGEVFKLLEEEGVSLSELEPAPLDSLCSSASAQEPTSHRGGGSGGYLEHVFRHAAQELFGIHVTEVTYRPLRNKDLQEVILEREGQVLLHFAAAYGFRNIQNLVQKLKRGRCPYHYVEVMACPAGCLNGGGQLKAPDTPGKELLQQVERLYGLVRTEAPEDAPGVQELYECWLQGAGSERAGRLLHTSYHAVEKAGSGLSIRW; encoded by the exons ATGGCATCGCCCTTCAGCGGGGCCCTGCAGCTGACGGACTTGGACGACTTCATCGCGCCGTCTCAG GACTGCATCAAGCCCATGAAGGTGGATAGGAGGCCGGGAAGAGGCGTGGCCAAGATCCACATCGAAGATGACGGGAGTTACTTCCAAGTCAGTCAG GATGGAGGGATGAAGAAGCTGGAGAAGGCCAAGATCTCGCTGGACGACTGCCTGGCGTGCAGTGGCTGCGTCACCTCAGCAGAGACCGTGCTTATTACTCAGCAGAGCCACGAGGAGCTGCGGAAGGTTCTAGGTGCCAATAAG ACAGCAGCACCTGATCAGCAGAAGCTGGTTGTCATCTCGGTCTCGCCTCAGTCCAGAGCGTCGCTGGCTGTGAGGTTTCAGCTGAATCCTACGGATACCGCCAGGAAATTAAcagcattctttaaaaaaatag GCGCACACTATGTGTTCGACACCGCCTTCTCGAGGAACTTCAGCCTCCTCGAAAGCCAGCGGGAGTTCGTGCGGCGGTTCCGAGGACAGGCCAACCCCGAGCAGGCCCTGCCCGTGCTGACTTCTGCCTGCCCAG GCTGGATCTGCTACGCTGAGAAGACCCACGGGAGCACCCTCCTTCCCCACATCAGCACTGCAAGGTCCCCACAGCAGGTCATGGGCTCCCTGGTCAAGGATTTCTTTGCCCAGCAGCAG CGTCTGACTCCCGACAAGGTCTACCACGTGACAGTAATGCCCTGCTATGACAAAAAGCTGGAAGCCTCCAGACCCAACTTCTTCAGCCAGGAGCACCAGACACGCGATGTGGACTGTGTCATCACCACAG GTGAAGTCTTCAAGCTGCTGGAAGAAGAAGGGGTCTCGCTGTCGGAGCTGGAGCCGGCTCCTCTGGACAGTCT GTGCAGCAGTGCCTCTGCCCAGGAGCCCACCAGCCATCGGGGCGGGGGCTCAGGGGGCTACCTGGAGCACGTGTTCCGGCATGCAGCCCAGGAGCTCTTCGGGATCCATGTCACTGAGGTCACCTACAGACCCCTGAG GAACAAGGACCTCCAGGAGGTGATTCTAGAGAGGGAGGGCCAAGTCCTGCTGCACTTTGCCGCAGCCTACGGCTTCCGCAACATCCAGAACCTGGTGCAGAAGCTCAAGCGCGGGCGCTGCCCGTACCACTACGTGGAGGTCATGGCCTGCCCCGCAG GGTGCCTCAACGGAGGGGGACAGCTCAAGGCCCCCGACACGCCCGGCAAGGAGCTCCTGCAGCAGGTCGAGAGGCTGTATGGCCTAGTCAGGACAGAAGCACCGGAGGATGCACCCGGGGTCCAGGAGCTATATGAGTGCTGGCTGCAGGGCGCAGGCTCGGAGCGGGCTGGCCGCCTGCTGCACACCAGCTACCACGCGGTGGAGAAGGCTGGCTCTGGACTCAGTATCAGGTGGTAG